In Helianthus annuus cultivar XRQ/B chromosome 9, HanXRQr2.0-SUNRISE, whole genome shotgun sequence, the following are encoded in one genomic region:
- the LOC110880094 gene encoding probable 2-oxoglutarate-dependent dioxygenase AOP1.2, translating into MHKLPTIDFTNKRNLKPGSTSWLATSIEATRALEQYGCFIAEFDKVTPDLNDAVFKGLQDLFDLPTEVKVQNKSTKPLYGYVGQIPFIPLYESMGFDYSNTLDGVKSFVDVMWPNGNEAFSATVLAYNRLVAELEEMVTRMVFETYGVEKYLDAHRKMVTYLCRGMKYRAPEKNETNMGFVPHTDKDFITVLHQNGVNGLEVKARDGQWFTVELKPSSYIVMSGDGAMAWSNERLYSPFHRVTMNGNESRYSIAQFSFLEGIIETPKEFIDEDNPLRFKPFDHLKYLEFYSREENRTLESALKAYCGV; encoded by the exons ATGCATAAACTTCCAACGATCGACTTCACAAACAAGAGAAACTTGAAACCCGGGTCAACCTCATGGCTAGCAACTTCCATTGAAGCGACGCGTGCGCTTGAACAATATGGTTGTTTTATAGCAGAGTTTGATAAAGTAACTCCAGACCTCAATGATGCAGTTTTTAAGGGCTTACAAGATTTGTTTGATCTCCCTACTGAGGTTAAAGTACAAAACAAGTCAACAAAGCCCTTGTATGGATATGTTGGTCAAATACCATTCATTCCTCTTTATGAAAGCATGGGCTTTGATTATTCCAACACCCTTGATGgagttaaaagttttgttgatgtCATGTGGCCCAACGGAAACGAAGCTTTCAG TGCAACGGTGCTAGCTTACAATAGGCTGGTGGCTGAGTTGGAAGAAATGGTGACAAGAATGGTGTTTGAAACATACGGCGTAGAGAAATATTTAGACGCACATAGGAAAATGGTGACGTATCTTTGTCGGGGCATGAAGTACCGAGCACCAGAGAAAAACGAAACTAATATGGGCTTTGTTCCTCATACCGACAAAGATTTCATCACTGTTTTGCATCAGAATGGAGTCAACGGTTTAGAAGTCAAAGCAAGGGACGGCCAGTGGTTCACAGTTGAGCTTAAGCCGTCATCATACATAGTCATGTCAGGCGATGGAGCGATG GCATGGAGTAACGAAAGATTGTATTCGCCTTTTCATCGAGTTACGATGAATGGAAATGAAAGTAGATATTCCATTGCGCAATTTTCATTTCTAGAAGGGATAATAGAAACACCAAAAGAGTTTATTGATGAAGATAATCCGCTGCGGTTTAAGCCATTTGATCATCTTAAATATCTTGAATTTTATAGCAGGGAGGAAAACCGAACACTTGAAAGCGCCTTAAAAGCCTATTGTGGAGTGTGA
- the LOC110880095 gene encoding uncharacterized protein LOC110880095 produces MLEWGQQNFPTSLVYLGLRCGESEEDDAAHVLCRLFKKSEENIDALKYDDAEPASLSPTAQKSSPDDASLHNVSTNGTKMWLTDTAHNLAHSSADSFENWVSDPLKSSEKEPVEKSYPELGAYLDSRFANDFGSETRLNFQDGTCEQDVCLSELLSLLQNGKECSINKSASKITTTMGSETPVSTGPNIGSHYSAGNDLEQPTSKTNIHATGSFAIGQPEFKFRSRDSRSPRTDRTYPSSEDVMGKALLLEDSACRLILHLMVKKPVQLSLRFVTALTTLR; encoded by the exons ATGTTGGAATGGGGACAACAGAATTTCCCAACCTCACTTGTCTACCTAGGGTTAAGGTGTGGAGAGTCAGAAGAAGATGAT GCAGCGCATGTTCTTTGTCGTTTGTTTAAGAAATCGGAAGAAAATATCGATGCTTTAAAGTATGATGATGCAGAACCAGCGAGTTTATCTCCTACCGCACAGAAATCATCACCTGATGATGCATCGCTGCATAATGTGTCAACGAATGGAACGAAGATGTGGTTGACCGACACGGCTCATAATTTGGCTCATAGCTCTGCTGATTCTTTTGAAAATTGGGTTTCTGATCCACTCAAATCCTCTGAAAAGGAACCGGTTGAAAAG AGTTATCCAGAACTTGGAGCGTATCTGGATTCAAGATTTGCGAATGATTTTGGTAGTGAGACTCGGTTAAACTTTCAGGACGGAACATGTGAACAGGATGTTTGTCTCTCCGAATTGTTGTCACTTTTACAAAACGGCAAAGAGTGCTCGATTAACAAGTCGGCTAGtaaaataacaacaacaatgggaaGTGAAACACCCGTATCTACAGGACCCAATATCGGTTCACATTATAGCGCGGGTAATGATCTGGAACAACCAACAAGCAAGACAAATATTCATGCTACTGGCAGTTTTGCAATTGGTCAACCCGAATTCAAGTTTCGGTCCCGTGACTCCCGTTCACCTCGAACTGACCGAACTTACCCAAGCTCAGAAGATGTTATGGGGAAGGCACTGCTTCTAGAAGACTCTGCCTGCAGGTTAATTCTCCATCTCATGGTGAAGAAACCAGTTCAGCTGAGTCTGAG GTTTGTGACAGCGTTGACGACATTGAGATAA